CACTGCAAAATAGTTTTTGCAAACGGCTCAGCTACTGAAACCCGCCGGGAGGCACGAACAGCTGAGCCGCGTCGACGTCAGGGCGGAGCCGCAGCGCGACGCGCTTCATGTCCTCCATTCCCCGCTCGTACCCCTTGAGCGCCTCCTCCACCAGCCGGCGCTCGTGCTCCTCGGAGCCCAAGAACTCCTGAACCGCCGCCGCCTTGGCGCTCTTCATCTCGGCCGCCGTCGCCTTCTTCGCCTCGGCGAGCTCGGCCTTGGCCTTCTCCAGCTCCTCTTGGAGCTTCAGCGCGTGCCCCAACGAGAACGTCGCGTAGTTCGCCGCCTGCATTGCGCGCCGACGCCACGAGCGACATTAGTACGTGCACGCCGCGATGGGCCGCCATATACGCTAAGGATCGTGATCCGACCTGGAGCGTCGCGACGTAGCTTGTCGCGACGACGGTGAAGGGATCCGCCACCAAGAACGCGCGCTCCCGCGCCGGCGTGATGACGCCCTGCAGAAGCTGCCGCGCCGCCTCCCACTCGACTGTGTCGCCGTCATGTCTGTCCGGGGCGTGCTCCAGCTTCCGTTTTTGGCGCGTACAGAAGCCGGGCGCGACAGACGCCGAACCGTGACCAGTGGCCTCCTTTGTGTCGTCCTCCGCCGGCCTCTTCTTCCCGGACAACGGCGTCCAGCCCGGCGGAGCGCTGCAGCCGGGCTCACTCATCGCGGCGACCTTCGCTGCTGCCGCCGCTTCGGCGGCGGCCTTCTCTGCCCGCATGTTCTGCAGCATGGCATACCTTGATGGATCCATCCCTAGCTCACAGTGGCACAGCAGTGAGTCATTTGCTCCACCGGTACTCAAGCTCAAAGCTCAAGCATGGTGTACGACATTTTACCTTTGGCACCAGTAGTACGATGGGAAGACGATGGTGTAGGTGGCTTTGGCGCACGAGCCGTCATAGTTGCCGCGGCCAAATCGCCCTCGCTGAGGTAAGCCAGGAGATGGACATCAATcggcgccgcgccgcgcgcacGCAGCAGCTTCGCCACCGCGCTCTTCTCCTCTTTGGTGAGCACCGGATCAGCAGTGGATTTCTTGGTCGGCTCGCCCCAGAGCACGGGGCACGGCCACGGCGCCGACGACTTGAGGAAGAAAAAGCCCCCCTTCCATCCCTTGATTTTATCCGGCAGCCCCGTGAAGAGCACGCCGGCGGTGTCCTTCGGCGCGAAGCAGTACAGGCCCTTAACCTTCAGCACGCGCAGCACGAAGAAGTGCAGGAACACGGGGACCGACGGCAGCTGCACGCCGGCGGCGCGGGAGAGCGCGAGGAAGGCCGCCAAGATGCGCCAGCAGTTGGGCGACAGCTGGCTCGGGGCCACGCCGAAGTGCGAGAGCACCTCGCAGCAGAAGGGGTCGAGCGGGACGCGCATCCCGGCCTCCAGCGCGTCCGCGTACAAGCAGATGGAGCCTGCGGGTGGAGGCGAGCACGCGCGTCGGTCGCCGGCGGGGATCGGGGTGAACGCCTTCGTGTTGACGCCGAACTTCTCGCAGAGGGCGTGGACCGACTTCTGGCTCCGGAGGTACGAGGCGACGCGCTCCGTCGCGGGCCATGAGCGCGcgtttccaccaccgccgccgtcatcgtcgcgGTCGCTGGAGTCGGCGGTGGTGTCCAGGGCGCTAGCGGGTTTGGGATCAATGGTTTGGACGGAGGACAAGGAAtgggaggcggaggaggaaggCATGCCGCAGTTGCAAGGGTGGCCGGGCTTGGTGTTGGACTGTTGGTGGGGAGGGAAGCGGCGGTCGGCGAGGCGCTTCTCGAGCAGCTCACCAACGATTCATCTTCAATATAATAATATTGATTACCACCTATGCTACTTTTTATTATTAGAAAAAAAATGCTTCAACAGACCACCAATAATTTATATCAGTAGAGATATGGCCTCTTTGCTGATTGGCTTCTGGGCTGGTTTAGGCtcgctgatgctggtttgttgtgagaaaaaatacgGTTGGCCAGTTGATttggactggctgaaaccaacaagcgaacaggctgatagacCCCACTTGTCCACGGTGGTCGTCTCCCCCGTCAGacgctcctcctcttcctccccgcaGACGCGGCCTCCACGGTGGCTATTttcggctcctcctccaccacctctcCCAGTGGCGGCGGGATGGAGGAGAGGCGATCGGTGGTGCGAGCTCGAGCGCCTCCACCGTTGCGCCTCACATCATAGCACCCCTCCAGCCAGCTTATAGCCTGCTATTACACTTGCTCTCGGAAGCATGGGCCCATTTAGAGCGAGGCTAATAATATAACCGACATGTCAGCTGTAAAGATCTTTACAGCCTTCTTTCAATCCACCCATATTATAGTTAATCTTCACTATTAATATATGACTCACTTGTCTCTCTCATAAAGTTTCTCAGTTTTTGTTTTTAAGCCAGCTCTAAGCTTACATcccgcttctcttctctctcatctacctcagcatttagtcgactCACAACCTGCTATTATATTAGCTCTCATTGGAGCTAGAAGTACTTTCTCACATCTAAAAATAATTAATACTACCTCCATCCCTAAAGAATGCCATTCTAGAAGACCGTCGCGTCTTAGTaacttaagtttgactaattacAGAAAAAATACCAATATTTATAAtactaaataaatatcattagattaattataaaatatattttaataataaattaatttaaaattATAAAATATGAAGATTATTCACTAGAAACTTTATCAAATATGAACAACTTTTCATGACATGCAACCCATAGTTGCATGCTTTTTAGGATGAAGGTAGTAAATAAATACTCTCTCACTCCCAAAATAAGTACACATCTCGTATTTTTAaaagtcatttaaaaaaaaattactaAATACATACCAAAACTATTAATCTCTACGATATTAAATaggaatattattaggttaaccatatcatatattttcataatataaacaTATTTACAAATACAAATATtgataatttttttataattttagtTAAATTTGAGATTTCCTGGCTCTTAAAAATGTGAGATGGACACTTATTTTAAGCCGGAGGGAGTATCTATTgtgttttttttagaaattaaACTCTATCAAATTTGATAAGACaaaaataatatcaatatttatatgttcaaataagttaattataaaattaTATTCCATAATTAATAATATACTAACATTTATTGCATTATAAATCAATACTTTTATATATAAActtaaaaatgttttactccccTACGAATTAGTACTGCTTGCTTCATTTCTAGCTTTTGAGACAGAGGCTTAGGGGGTGTGTTGGGACTGCTCTGTTCCATGTTTTTTAGGTAGACGATTTCAGCTCCACGCACTCTGTTTGAGGGAAAATGGTAAAGTTGTGGAAGcacctaaataagtgctttataAACTCTAATTCTTTATGGAGCTGCTTCATAGTGAAATTTGTGAAGAAGTCCCAGAAACCACTTAGCGTCTCAATACCCTCTTCCACCGTAGGTTCCTTTCATAGCATTTTTTGTTGAGATTTGTTTATCCGTCTTATTAAAAGTACTATCAAACAAACACATATGGGAACGATGAAGCCAGAACTAAAGAAAAAGAAAGTTGAAGCCGCTTTAGGGTTAAAGTCGAATCCATCGAAATATGATTTTCTTGCCTTTTTGTTTTGAGAAACTAGCAATTCTTACATTTTGAGTGAATGATTTATACTTTATTAAATAGTAAAAATATTAGTACTTACAATAAAAAAAtactattagattaattatagaaCATATTTAGAGTCATAAGCCCTGTTCGGCtcgctgaaacttgactgaaaaatattgttttggctaaattattatgagagaaaaatattgttctagctaaaaaaacaaactaaatagtatggattataagcaaAGCCGAACGTTGCCATAGTTGGTAACATTATTATTTATATAAATCTGATTAAAACTAAGCTTGTTTGACTAGCAAAAAAAATTATaattatatatttttgtatgaGCAGTGCGACTACACTCTTCGCATAGTTTTTAGCCTTTTGCATCGACGCACGTTATGGCGGCCTTCTCGGGCTCTGCAATCCTGCCAGTGACAAATCAAATCAGTTCATCAGTCATAACTTTTTTTACCCCGGCCTGACACTTAAGACCTGTTTGTAACAAACGAATACAAAACAGAGAAATGAGAGAAAACACAGGAATAAAGTGTAGGTATTCGTGAGAAAACAGGAAAAGGAAAAAACACAAGAAACATATAGACAGGGGTGTTTAGAATATAGGAATTATAACACAGGA
The nucleotide sequence above comes from Miscanthus floridulus cultivar M001 chromosome 18, ASM1932011v1, whole genome shotgun sequence. Encoded proteins:
- the LOC136519548 gene encoding uncharacterized protein — its product is MPSSSASHSLSSVQTIDPKPASALDTTADSSDRDDDGGGGGNARSWPATERVASYLRSQKSVHALCEKFGVNTKAFTPIPAGDRRACSPPPAGSICLYADALEAGMRVPLDPFCCEVLSHFGVAPSQLSPNCWRILAAFLALSRAAGVQLPSVPVFLHFFVLRVLKVKGLYCFAPKDTAGVLFTGLPDKIKGWKGGFFFLKSSAPWPCPVLWGEPTKKSTADPVLTKEEKSAVAKLLRARGAAPIDVHLLAYLSEGDLAAATMTARAPKPPTPSSSHRTTGAKGMDPSRYAMLQNMRAEKAAAEAAAAAKVAAMSEPGCSAPPGWTPLSGKKRPAEDDTKEATGHGSASVAPGFCTRQKRKLEHAPDRHDGDTVEWEAARQLLQGVITPARERAFLVADPFTVVATSYVATLQAANYATFSLGHALKLQEELEKAKAELAEAKKATAAEMKSAKAAAVQEFLGSEEHERRLVEEALKGYERGMEDMKRVALRLRPDVDAAQLFVPPGGFQ